The Candidatus Roseilinea sp. sequence TCGGTCCAGAACGCCGGCGGAATCGGCGCAGCGAAGTCGGCGAGGTTTTGGTCAATCTCGCTCGGCTTGGCCATGCCGACGATCAACGCTTGCACGGCCGGATGCGCCGCGGCGAATTGCATGGCCGCCGCGCGCAGCGAGACGCCATACCGGGCGCAGACGCGCGCGATCATCCGCGTCAGGCGCAGGATCGGCTCCGGCGCAGGCGCATACTGGTAGCGCGCGCCCGGTTGCGCGCCGGTGGCCAAAATGCCGCCGTTGAAAACCCCAGCGGCGAGAATGCCGATCCCCTTCGCCATGGCGAGCGGAAAGGCCTCGCGCAGCGGCGCCTGCTCCAGCAACGTATAGCGGCCGGCCAGGATGGCGCAATCGAGCGGGGCATGGCGCGCGAAGTCCAACAGAAAGTCGGTCTGGTTCAAGCCGGCGCCGATCGCGCGAATGACCCCTTGCGCTTTCAAGTCCAGCAGCGTCGGATAGGCTTCGTCCATGATCTGTGCGCGGTAGTCGCCGGCTTCCGGGTCGTGCACGTGCACGATGTCCAGATGCGCCACGCCCAGGCGCGTGAGGCTGCCCTCGATGCTGCGCAGCACCGCATCGCGCGCGTAGCTGCGCACGCCGGCGCCCTGCTGGCCGATGCGGTCTGGGTCGGGCAGCCAACCGACCTTGGTGCTGATCAGAAACCGGTCGCGCGGGATGCCGCGCAGCGCCAGGCCAACGCGGATTTCAGATTGGCCGTTGGCGTAGAAAGGCGCAGTGTCCAGCAGGTTGACGCCGCGTTCGAGCGCGCGATGAACCGTCGCAATCGCATCGGCTTCGCTCACGCCATAGCCGAACGTAGGCTCCATCGAGCCGAGCGGTGCGCAGCCGAGGCCGAGCCGAGGAATCGAAAAGGAAAGCCCCATAGGCGGGCAGGATTCGCGTCACTTGCAACCTGGAGACCACCGAGAAGGCCCCAAGGCGCAAATGGCGCGTGGTTAAGTTGGGCGCTTTATGATCCCGCCGGCGTCGTCACAATGTCGCCTTCGAAGCGCATGAAGAACACGGTCATCGTCGTTTCGTTCTCATTGCGCGTCGCCGCAAGCACAAGTAGGGACTTGTTGGCGGGGTTCTGCTTGCCGAACAAGCAGAACGTTGCGCCGGCGCTCGACGCGTTGTTCATGCCGGTGCAACCGGGTTGACCCGCCATGTCCCACCCTGCGGCTCGCATGCGCTCGTCGGTGTAGAACGCCTTTATATCGTCCGGCGTCTTGGCCGATGTAAAGGTCAGGACCTCGAAGTTATCTAGGCGCACGCCCTCACTCGACGCCGATGCCCTGACCAGCGCCTGCACCGCCAGCCGAATCGGCAGCGGCAGATCTACGTTCTCCTTTGTCATCCCCTCCATGACCGGCACATCGGCCCACATCCCGCCGGCCTGTGCGCCACCGCCGCCGCCGAGTAACGAGCCGATGGGGCCACAGCCCGAGGTCACAAGCAACACACAGGCGAGCGCGATCGAGAGCGCGATCGTTTTTGTATTCATCACAAACATCCTCCTTGGCTCAGTTGAAAACCTTGCGAAGGCACCGTGAGCGATAAGCGTTGACCTGGGCTTCACGATGTTGGCAAGCAAACGTGATTGAAGCGCAGCAGCGCCATCTGCGTCCGGGCGCGGGTGATCCGTGCCCACTTCACATGCCGGCTTTCTCGCAACCCTGTCGCAGTCGCCTTTCTCCCTTCACGGCTTCGTGTCAATTTGTTGTAGCCAATTGCGCTCAATCCTAGCAAAGATCGGTTGTTTGTGGTAGCGGTTCGCGTTCGTTGGCAGAAGCCGAAGCAAGCCTTATGCCCGCCTACTCGGAGAGGCTCGAAGTGAAGACGCGCTTCGCGCCTGCGCGCAAGAGCGCTTCGCGCAGTGCTTCGGCATGGGCGACATCGCGCGCCAGGGCGATCATGTTGCCGCCGCGCCCGCCACCGCTCATCTTCGCGCCCAGGGCGCCGGCGGCCCGCGCAGCGTCGCACAGCGCGTCCAGCTCTGGGCACGACACGCCGAGCTGTTGCAACAACGCGTGATTGGCGTTCATGGCGTGGCCGAGCTGCACCCAATCGCCGCGCTCCAACGCCTCGCGCGACCGATGCACCAATGCGGCGATCGCGTCGAAGCAGCCCTCGATGCGATCCCGGTCGCGCTCCCATGCGGCGCGCACGTCGCCGACGGGGATGCGCGTCGGCGTGGCGATGCCGGTGTCGGCGATCACTAGCGGCAGCCCGGCGCCGATCTTCGCGTCGAGCAGTTCCAGCGGCTTCCCACGCGCGAACCACACGGGCTGCTCGTAAGCGATCACGGTGTTGTCTATGCCGCTGGGTGAGCCATGGTGCAATTGTTCGACTTCGTAGGCCATCCGGCTCGCCTCCTCCGGCAGCAACGCGCGGTCGAAATGCGCAGCGATCGCTCGTCCGATCGCAACCGACACCGCCGCGCCGCTCCCCAGATTAGCGCCGACCGGAATATCGGAGGTCACGGTCAATGTGGCGCGTGGGGGGCGGTGGCCGATAAGCTCGAAGGCCGCCAGGGCCGCGCGCGCCAGCGGGTTGCGCGTCCGTCGCGAGTGACGCCACAGCGAGACGGTGACGCCGACGTCGGGCGCGACGATTGTGAAGGCGCGCGAGCCGGTTTCGATGCGCGCACGTGCGCGGAGCGTTGGCAACGGCAGCGCGATAGCCGGCCGGCCATACACCACAGCGTGTTCGCCGCACAGAATCACTTTGGCGCAGGCGCTGCGCTCTACGGTGGTCACCTGTTCGATCCCTGCTGTTGGGCGATCAGCTCCGTTCACAATTTTGCCACCTCGCGGGGCAAACGCGATTTTAAGGCTGCCTGCTGACCGAGCGCAGGCGGCAGCGCCCGCCCCCGCCAGCAAGCAGGCGCTTAGGCCTGATCCCCCCGTTCCTTGGTTGTGCGGACCTGAACAGGTTGAGGGCAATGGCGAAGGATGGCGAAGTTTTTAGGGTAGCCCCTTCAAAACAAGTTGACAACCTTAAAAAAATGAGTAGACTTACGGTTGCAACTTCGCGCGACACGGGACGAAAGTGGGTCGAGAAAGCCCACTTTCTCTTTTCTAAGACGCATGAGGTGTAATGGGCCATGAAAAGCGAATTTGCACTTGCTCTCAATCAGATTGGCGCCGAGCGAAGCCTGCCGCGCGAAATCATCACCAAGGTGATCGAAAGCGCGCTGGTGCAGTCCTATCGCAAATATGCCAACGTGATGAACAGCCAGAACGTGGCCGCCCGAGTGGACATGGACAGCGGTGACGTGCGCATCTTCGTCGAGAAGGAGGTCGTCGAGGCGGTGATGGACGACCGCACTGAAATTTCTCTGGAGGACGCCTTGAAGCAAAAGCCGGACGCCGTCCTGGGCGACTGCATCATGGTTGACGTCACGCCGAAGGACTTTGGGCGCATCGCCGCGCAGAACGCCAAACAGCTCATCGTGCAAAAGCTACGCGAAGCCGAGCGCGACTCTCAATATAGCCATCTTGTTGATCGCGAGGGCGAAATTGTCACGGGCACGGTGCAAAGCGTCAACAGCGCGGCCGTCATCGTCAATTTGGGCCGCAGCGAGGCCACGTTGCCGCGCAAAGAGCAGATTCCAAATGAGAAGTATGAGGTTCAGCAGCACCTGTGCGCCTACGTCATCGAGGTCAAACGCACCAACCGCGGCCCCCAAGTGACGCTGTCGCGCGCGCATAAGAATTTCTTGCGTCGGCTGCTGGAAAGAGAAGTGCCTGAAGTAAGCAATGGCCTAGTGGAAATTAAGTCCATCGTCCGAGAGCCAGGCTCGCGATCAAAGGTTGCCGTGGCCGCGTTACAGCCTAATATTGACCCGGTCGGCGCGTGCGTCGGCCAGCGTGGGACGCGCATCCAGAATATCATCAACGAACTGCGCGGCGAGAAAATTGATGTCATCGAATGGAGCGCCGATCCGACGGTCTATATTGCCAAGGCGCTCGGCCCGGCCAAAGTGATGGCCGTGCATCCCACCGAAGACAAGAGCGCGTCGGTCATCGTGCCCAACGACCAGCTCTCACTGGCCATCGGCCGCGAGGGGCAGAACGCGCGCTTGGCCGCGCGGCTGACCGGTTGGCGGATTGACATTAAGAGCAGCAGCGAGGCGCTGGGCGAGGCGCTGAACAAAATTTCGGAAGATCCGGATCTGCGAGTTTGGGTCGGGGACGAAATCCTGCAGGCGCTGCCAACACTGCGCGAGCTGCTCGTGCGTCAGCGCGCCCTGCCAACGGCGCTGACGCCGGAGGAATTCACGCTCGTCAAGCGCGTGGTGGATAGCGTATACGCCTACGAGGTCGCGCGCCGCTCGAACGCCGATCACCTCAAGCCCGTGATCCAAAAGGCACAAGCCGAGGAGCGCCGTCAGGCGCGTCAGGCAGCCCTTTCGGCCATCCCGCAGGCCGCCTACGCCATGCCGCTGGAGGAGCTGGGACTTTCCCCTCGCGTAGCGCAACACATCATCGCTGCCGGCATCGTCTCGGTGGGACAACTGCTCGAACATAGCGTGCGCGGCGATGAGGGCCTGCTGGCCATCGAGGGCATTGGCCCAAAGGCGCTGAATGAGATCAAACAGGCGTTGGATAAGGCGGTTGGCC is a genomic window containing:
- a CDS encoding oxidoreductase, coding for MGLSFSIPRLGLGCAPLGSMEPTFGYGVSEADAIATVHRALERGVNLLDTAPFYANGQSEIRVGLALRGIPRDRFLISTKVGWLPDPDRIGQQGAGVRSYARDAVLRSIEGSLTRLGVAHLDIVHVHDPEAGDYRAQIMDEAYPTLLDLKAQGVIRAIGAGLNQTDFLLDFARHAPLDCAILAGRYTLLEQAPLREAFPLAMAKGIGILAAGVFNGGILATGAQPGARYQYAPAPEPILRLTRMIARVCARYGVSLRAAAMQFAAAHPAVQALIVGMAKPSEIDQNLADFAAPIPPAFWTELKARELIESDAPTPAE
- a CDS encoding mevalonate kinase, whose protein sequence is MNGADRPTAGIEQVTTVERSACAKVILCGEHAVVYGRPAIALPLPTLRARARIETGSRAFTIVAPDVGVTVSLWRHSRRTRNPLARAALAAFELIGHRPPRATLTVTSDIPVGANLGSGAAVSVAIGRAIAAHFDRALLPEEASRMAYEVEQLHHGSPSGIDNTVIAYEQPVWFARGKPLELLDAKIGAGLPLVIADTGIATPTRIPVGDVRAAWERDRDRIEGCFDAIAALVHRSREALERGDWVQLGHAMNANHALLQQLGVSCPELDALCDAARAAGALGAKMSGGGRGGNMIALARDVAHAEALREALLRAGAKRVFTSSLSE